The region AAAATCACCTCATGAACCCTCTCATTCTGTCCAAAGCCGAACCCCCAGAACCTCTCTCGCTTTACATAGTCGTAGGTCCGCATGCTATATCTGTTGCTCTCATCTGGGAAGAAAAAGGTCTCCAGAGGCCGGTGTATTATGTTAGCGAAGTCCTCAAAGACGCAAAACCTTGGTAACCAAACATGGAAATGTTTGCCTTGGCACTTGTCCACGCAAGTAGGAAACTCAGGCAATACTTCCAGGGCCGAGAAATCAGAGTGATCACGGATCAGCCGCTCAGGAATATCATCCATAAGTCAGACGCTTTCGGGAGACTTGTTAATTGGGCAATTGAGCTAAGTCAATTCAACATCAAGTTCATATCCCAGACAACGATCAAAACTCAAGCCCTAGCAGAATTTGTTATGGAGTGCACTTTCCCCGAGCCACCTACGATGATAAAGAGTCAAACCCTCCCTAAAGACGAACCCCCCAGTAAAGACTCATGGAAGCTACATGTAGACGGTTCCTTGACGACAGAAAGATCTGGGGCCGGTCTACTGATCAGTCCAGAAGGTTTCACCATAAAACAAGTAATCACCTTTATATTCAAATAACCAATAACCAGGATGAATACGAAGCGCTAATCTCCGAACTCAGGTTATCAAAGTCGCTCGGGGTAACAAGCCTAATCATCCACAATGACTCACAAATCGTCGTAAAACAAACAAGCGGAGATTTCGTCACTAAGGATGAGAGGTTGGCACAATATCAAACCCTGGTGATGAATATCCTGGAAGCCATCCCGGACACCACCATTCTATAAATCAACAAGGAAGAAAATGGTAAGGCAGATGAACTCTCCAAGTTAGTACAAAACCCCTCAGATTTGAGCTCCTCAGtttactttgaagaattgcaaaaCCCAAGCACCGAAAGACTGGAGATCCTATGTATCAGCAGCCCAGACAATTGGATGACTCCCTTCTTAGCATATTTAAAGGATGTAACTATCCCATAAGAAGAATAATGCCAAGTATCTGAAGCATAAAGCCGCCCGCTTCTACCTGAAAAATGATCAGCTATACAGAAGAACCTTTTCAGCACCAACTTTGAAATGTGTTGATCCGGAGAAAGCATATTACTGTCTCCgggaagtacatgaaggcatttATGGGGATCACTTGGCAGCGAAAGCTCTGGCATACAAGGTCATCAGGAAAGGATACTATTGGCCCATAATCCACTCCGATGATATGGCATATGTCAAGAAATGCGCCCAATGCCAGAAGTTCAGCAACGTGCCCAAGCAGAGCCCGAGCCTACCGGCATTTGTTCTCTCTCCAATTTCTTTTGCTATCTGAGGCATAGACATCATTGGCCCTTTTCCCCAGGCAAGGGGAAATCTACGCTACGTCTTGGTAGCCATCGACTACATGACCAAGTGGGCAGAAGCCAAAGCTATGCGAACAATCAACCAACAAGACTGCATAAAGTTCATGGATTATATAGtcatgaggttcgggatccctGTTGTCTTGGTCTCGGACAATGGTCCTCAGTTCGTGGGTTCGGACTTCGAGGCTTACCTTAAAGAACTGGGCATCAAGCATAAAAGATGTTTTGTAGCGTACCCTCAGGGAAATTGGCAAGTCGAGGTGACAAACAGGACAATCCTCCGAGGATTGGAGAAAAGGCTTGAAGAATCGAAAAAGACTTGGCCAGACGAGATCCCAAAAGTCATGTGGTCCTGCAGAACCACCCCAGGATAAGAACCGGAGAAACCCCTTTAAGCTCGCATATGGTTCAGAGGCCAGGCTCCCAGTTGAAACCGGATCCCCATCTCACCGGGTTATCAACTTTGATGAAGTATCCAATATTGAGGGCCTAAGCACCAACCTGGAGCTGTTAGATGAAGTAAGAGACCGTGTTGTGAAGAAAATGGAGGGTTATAAAGAAAAAAACAAGATTCTACTTCGGTAAGAAGGAAAAGATAAGGGAGCATGAAGTTGGAGATCTTGTTCTCCTGGACACCGAGGCTTCCGATCCAACTAACCAACGAAAGCTACAGCCTAACTTGGAGGGGCCCTGCAGAGTCAAAGAAGTGATGCGTCCGGGGACATATAAGCTGAGCTACCTCAATGACATCGAGGACCCGAACACTTGTCACGGAGCTCACCTCCGGAAGTTCTACCAGTAGAAAGGTGCGCATGGATGTATGATTTTTGTTGAATAAGAAATTCAAATCTGTGTTTAACTCTCCAAGAATATATTTAAATACTCAATAtctatttttgcaatgaaaatGACATGCTTTGAGCACCCAATGGCTTAAAAAATATAAGGTTATCGTTGTAATTA is a window of Apium graveolens cultivar Ventura chromosome 11, ASM990537v1, whole genome shotgun sequence DNA encoding:
- the LOC141695377 gene encoding uncharacterized protein LOC141695377 codes for the protein MKINPEKCAFGVPSGKFLEFLISERGIEANPKKISDIMEMKVSRTQKDIQKLAGWLASLRRFIPELAESCLPFFEPLKGDRNKKLIDWTLDCHMDFKEVKNHLMNPLILSKAEPPEPLSLYIVVGPHAISVALIWEEKGLQRPVYYNNAKYLKHKAARFYLKNDQLYRRTFSAPTLKCVDPEKAYYCLREVHEGIYGDHLAAKALAYKARGNLRYVLVAIDYMTKWAEAKAMRTINQQDCIKFMDYIVMRFGIPVVLVSDNGPQFVGSDFEAYLKELGIKHKRCFVAYPQGNWQVEVTNRTILRGLEKRLEESKKTWPDEIPKVMWSCRTTPG